In Phycisphaeraceae bacterium, one DNA window encodes the following:
- a CDS encoding AraC family transcriptional regulator encodes MERARTIPPMPPEQAVLDICARLFRHEHPVVDVIARRLSGPIDVQPHAHREGLQLVVLRRCAGRTMAAGVWVGVSGTTLMASYPGDRHGYELRPSAAAAEMIVIKLAMTPAWPASRARPWPAVLTGITEPPRLTEAIDRLRRDVRPVGASVPSWVADAAVVLCAWVRDDEPGTPVPASEESDPAIQAALSLIEEHPAEPPTLEQMAAAAHLSPRQFARRFERAVGRTPHEYVSQRRLERAKALLFDERHTGEQVARAVGFSSQATFTRWFRQHTGKTPMQYRSDPMVL; translated from the coding sequence ATCTGCGCCCGGCTCTTTCGCCACGAACACCCCGTCGTCGATGTCATCGCACGCCGACTCTCCGGACCCATTGACGTCCAGCCCCACGCCCACCGCGAAGGTCTCCAGCTCGTCGTTCTCCGCCGCTGCGCCGGACGCACCATGGCCGCCGGCGTCTGGGTCGGCGTCTCCGGAACCACCCTCATGGCCTCCTATCCCGGCGACCGCCACGGCTATGAACTTCGCCCCTCCGCCGCCGCCGCCGAGATGATTGTCATCAAACTCGCCATGACCCCCGCATGGCCCGCTTCCCGAGCCCGGCCTTGGCCCGCAGTACTCACCGGCATCACCGAACCACCGCGCCTCACCGAAGCCATCGACCGTCTCCGCCGAGATGTACGCCCCGTTGGTGCCTCCGTTCCCTCCTGGGTCGCCGATGCCGCCGTCGTCCTCTGCGCCTGGGTCCGAGATGACGAACCCGGCACACCCGTGCCCGCCTCCGAAGAATCCGACCCCGCCATCCAGGCCGCGCTCAGTCTCATCGAAGAGCACCCCGCCGAGCCGCCCACCCTCGAACAGATGGCAGCCGCTGCGCACCTCTCGCCCCGCCAGTTCGCCCGCCGCTTCGAACGAGCCGTCGGCCGCACGCCTCACGAATACGTGAGCCAGCGCCGCCTCGAACGCGCCAAAGCCCTCCTCTTCGACGAACGACACACCGGCGAACAGGTCGCCCGCGCTGTCGGTTTCTCCTCGCAGGCCACCTTTACCCGCTGGTTCCGACAGCACACAGGCAAAACCC